One genomic segment of Vibrio quintilis includes these proteins:
- a CDS encoding LysR family transcriptional regulator gives MEIHQLKTFLAVAREGSITRASEQLYLSQPAVSAHVKAIEDTLGLILFERTPQGMRLTADGSVILAQVELTLNAHREIFEQATRLKGKLSGTLRLGIGCQTAPEMLGELLTRLAEYYPDVTVSLRHNSAAEVIQGVRSEELDAGFYSEAGESDPMFDTVEVGRFGIYLSAPPGLIDLSQPVDWQQLALLPWICPASSTCCGRAAEKLFDKHQIRPVKVISVDREQVTKNLIAGGVGIGLLHTDTVREAQLSGEVEVICEAHKAARVLYFTLKKRAGDPLLKAINTLLCEVIAHY, from the coding sequence ATGGAAATTCATCAGTTGAAAACTTTCTTAGCGGTTGCCCGGGAAGGCAGTATTACCCGCGCATCTGAGCAGCTTTACCTCAGCCAGCCTGCGGTGAGTGCCCACGTGAAAGCGATAGAGGACACGCTGGGGCTGATATTGTTTGAGCGAACCCCGCAGGGGATGCGTCTGACGGCTGACGGAAGCGTGATTCTGGCACAGGTTGAGTTGACGTTAAATGCGCACCGGGAAATCTTTGAACAGGCGACCAGGCTGAAAGGCAAACTGAGCGGCACACTCCGGCTGGGTATTGGCTGTCAGACCGCACCGGAAATGCTGGGGGAACTGCTGACCCGGCTGGCTGAATATTATCCGGATGTGACGGTTTCTCTCCGGCACAACAGTGCGGCTGAAGTGATTCAGGGGGTGCGGAGTGAAGAGCTGGATGCCGGGTTCTACAGTGAAGCCGGAGAATCCGATCCGATGTTTGATACTGTTGAAGTCGGGCGGTTCGGGATCTATCTGTCTGCACCACCGGGCCTGATTGATTTATCACAGCCTGTCGACTGGCAACAACTGGCTTTACTGCCATGGATTTGCCCCGCATCAAGTACCTGTTGCGGGCGCGCCGCCGAGAAGTTATTCGACAAGCATCAGATCCGCCCCGTTAAAGTCATCAGTGTTGACCGGGAGCAGGTCACCAAAAACCTGATCGCCGGCGGGGTCGGCATTGGTCTGCTGCACACCGATACGGTCAGGGAAGCGCAGTTATCCGGTGAAGTTGAGGTGATCTGTGAAGCACACAAAGCCGCCAGAGTGTTGTACTTCACATTAAAAAAACGGGCGGGTGATCCATTACTCAAAGCCATCAATACCCTGTTGTGTGAGGTCATTGCCCATTATTAA
- a CDS encoding methyl-accepting chemotaxis protein translates to MPFIQTIRAKYTFFFSLLSAVFLVVVLTSYNLVVYIQENTGKYEDSAGLIQNADRDLYQSALALSLLTFSESISSARHQTLKDTALSNAEQAKSRMEKFIQQTRQEPEIVRYLSPFQNLYQNWTHEIDRLLTAIENHDFETAKRIHTGSHEAAFIKLREIYDGSEELISKYSAIENETIHDHIETFKVVVMILSAFVLTLSIFLAWLAPRNISNAIRNVTHDLHEISQGDGDLTRRINNTKADETGDLSRELDGFVDKLGSIIRQIRQGADTIRDEMETISQAATQSASLSEQSDTSLDTIVTAIEEMSATTHDVAGNAADTATHVEQLAGLADEGELSILASTERLHDLTSQIQHASDVVEKLSQSSDKISSVLDVILSISEQTNLLALNAAIEAARAGEQGRGFAVVADEVRQLAGKTQLSTEDIRTMIQSLQKEVSEAVTSINDSVQIASSTETLNEKTRGVLDAIKTASDQIQDLAAQTANATDQQSQVAQEITTNLVQMSGMSKETKTLSSQMKQSVQQSLGSAESLVKQVNRFSV, encoded by the coding sequence ATGCCGTTCATACAAACAATTCGGGCAAAATATACCTTCTTTTTTTCATTGCTCAGTGCCGTTTTTTTAGTTGTGGTTTTAACATCGTATAACCTGGTGGTATACATTCAGGAAAATACCGGCAAATATGAAGACTCCGCGGGTCTGATTCAAAATGCAGACCGGGATCTCTACCAGTCAGCTCTGGCCCTCTCACTTTTAACCTTTTCAGAATCGATCAGCTCAGCCCGGCATCAGACGCTGAAAGACACAGCCCTGAGTAATGCTGAACAAGCCAAAAGCCGGATGGAAAAATTTATTCAGCAAACCCGGCAGGAGCCTGAAATTGTCAGGTATCTCTCTCCATTCCAAAACCTTTACCAAAACTGGACTCATGAAATTGACCGTCTGTTAACAGCCATTGAAAACCATGATTTTGAGACAGCTAAACGGATTCATACCGGCTCCCATGAAGCGGCATTTATCAAACTGCGTGAAATCTACGATGGTTCAGAGGAGTTAATCAGCAAATATTCCGCCATCGAAAATGAAACGATTCACGATCATATTGAGACTTTTAAAGTGGTTGTGATGATCCTGTCTGCATTTGTGCTGACACTCAGTATTTTCCTCGCCTGGCTTGCGCCCAGAAACATCTCAAATGCCATCCGGAATGTGACGCATGATCTGCATGAAATCAGTCAGGGCGATGGCGATTTAACCCGCAGGATTAACAACACAAAAGCAGATGAGACCGGTGATTTAAGCCGCGAACTTGACGGCTTTGTCGATAAACTTGGCTCGATTATCAGGCAGATTCGTCAGGGTGCGGATACCATCCGGGATGAAATGGAGACGATCAGCCAGGCCGCAACACAGTCCGCTTCCCTGAGTGAGCAAAGCGATACCTCTCTGGATACCATTGTCACCGCAATAGAAGAAATGAGTGCGACAACACATGATGTTGCCGGCAATGCAGCGGATACAGCAACTCATGTCGAACAACTGGCAGGTTTAGCTGATGAAGGAGAACTATCTATTCTGGCTTCGACAGAACGATTGCACGATTTGACCAGCCAGATTCAGCATGCCTCAGATGTGGTCGAAAAGCTGTCCCAAAGCTCGGACAAAATTTCGTCGGTTCTCGATGTCATTCTCAGCATTTCCGAACAGACGAACCTGCTGGCTTTAAATGCCGCGATTGAAGCCGCCCGGGCGGGCGAACAAGGGCGTGGCTTTGCCGTTGTTGCTGATGAAGTCCGTCAGCTGGCCGGAAAAACCCAGCTTTCAACAGAAGATATCCGGACGATGATTCAATCGCTTCAGAAAGAAGTCTCTGAGGCGGTGACATCCATCAATGACAGTGTACAGATTGCTTCATCGACTGAAACGCTGAATGAGAAAACCCGGGGGGTACTGGATGCCATCAAAACCGCCTCAGATCAAATTCAGGATCTGGCGGCACAAACCGCAAATGCCACCGATCAACAAAGTCAGGTAGCTCAGGAAATCACCACCAATCTGGTTCAGATGTCCGGCATGTCCAAAGAGACCAAAACGCTTTCCTCTCAGATGAAACAATCGGTTCAGCAGTCTTTGGGCAGCGCCGAATCTCTGGTGAAACAGGTGAATCGTTTTTCAGTCTGA
- a CDS encoding endonuclease/exonuclease/phosphatase family protein — MKKSWLGLLLLVLPVTFWRWSYSESGIWWAENWSSVPGLMVFVYLICSGFFFFSRRWIPGGLSVLLCILFVVRGLPDSQGKQAECGETVRILQYNMMFENEMVDSFIEFVRASLPDLMVLQEVTPQHGTLLRSLSDLYPYRYGGQPKIGYPSNQLILSRQVLYGMSVYRTNDDQKLIRGFWQPAPGVDIALFTAHPPSPRDQQLWHRRNLMFQTLSYLTGFVPVDNSLVIGDFNLSSDTQRYQQLFPEFSSLPVNSWPSVSPFPAIGIDHLWVRGAARICRRTAVTEVQGSDHWPVMTELSL; from the coding sequence ATGAAGAAAAGTTGGCTTGGGTTGTTGCTGTTGGTTTTACCGGTCACTTTCTGGCGGTGGAGTTATTCTGAAAGCGGGATCTGGTGGGCCGAAAACTGGTCATCTGTGCCGGGGCTGATGGTTTTTGTCTATCTCATCTGTAGCGGTTTTTTTTTCTTTTCCAGACGGTGGATTCCGGGTGGTTTGTCAGTGCTGCTGTGTATTTTATTTGTTGTCAGAGGACTTCCTGACAGCCAGGGTAAACAGGCAGAATGCGGGGAAACAGTCAGGATTCTCCAGTACAATATGATGTTCGAAAATGAAATGGTTGACTCTTTCATTGAGTTTGTCAGAGCTTCCTTGCCTGATTTAATGGTATTGCAGGAAGTGACGCCGCAACATGGCACCTTGTTGCGTTCACTAAGTGATTTATATCCTTATCGTTATGGCGGACAGCCCAAAATCGGATATCCGTCTAATCAGTTAATCCTGAGCAGGCAGGTTTTATACGGCATGTCTGTTTATCGGACAAATGATGATCAGAAGCTGATACGCGGTTTCTGGCAGCCAGCTCCTGGCGTGGACATTGCGTTGTTTACCGCTCATCCGCCGTCTCCGAGAGATCAACAGCTCTGGCACCGGCGAAATCTGATGTTTCAGACATTGTCTTATCTGACCGGATTTGTTCCGGTTGACAATTCGCTGGTGATTGGAGATTTTAATTTATCTTCAGATACGCAGCGTTATCAGCAACTCTTCCCGGAGTTTTCTTCTCTGCCGGTCAACTCGTGGCCCTCAGTATCACCGTTTCCTGCGATCGGTATTGATCATTTATGGGTGCGGGGAGCTGCCCGGATTTGTCGCCGCACCGCCGTAACTGAGGTGCAAGGTTCGGATCACTGGCCGGTGATGACAGAGCTGAGCCTGTGA
- a CDS encoding MarR family winged helix-turn-helix transcriptional regulator — MNQDHVDRILEQWRNVHPDLDCSAMGIIGRVRRISRLFDESLKEVFSLHALSTIEFDILATLRRTNAPLTPTELYQTLMLSSGAMSTRLEKLVQRNLIERIASQGDRRSNQVQLTETGQALLDAALNDHLANMERLLAGLTKEEREQLANLNRKLLLSDAMQP, encoded by the coding sequence ATGAATCAGGATCATGTGGATCGCATTCTGGAACAATGGCGCAATGTTCATCCGGATCTGGACTGTTCAGCGATGGGAATTATCGGCCGGGTTCGCCGGATCAGCCGTCTGTTTGACGAATCACTCAAAGAGGTGTTCAGCCTGCATGCGCTGAGTACGATTGAGTTTGATATTCTCGCCACACTCCGCCGGACAAATGCCCCGTTAACACCAACAGAGCTGTACCAGACCCTGATGTTGTCTTCCGGTGCGATGAGCACCCGGCTGGAAAAGCTGGTACAGCGCAACCTGATTGAAAGAATCGCCAGCCAGGGCGATCGCCGCAGCAATCAGGTACAGCTGACAGAGACAGGCCAGGCACTGCTGGATGCAGCATTGAACGATCACCTTGCCAATATGGAACGTTTATTAGCCGGGCTGACAAAAGAAGAGAGAGAGCAACTGGCCAATTTGAACCGGAAACTCCTGCTCAGTGATGCCATGCAGCCGTAA
- a CDS encoding EamA family transporter, giving the protein MRPANRTINRWSALLITAITPLIWGSTYIVTSELLPPDMPLLASAIRALPAGLILIAFSRTLPDPRWWFRLAVLGGLNIGLFFYCLFYAAYSLPGGMAALVMSSQPLVVLLMSHFLLNSPLNTRHFLAAGTGIAGIAMLVLNAQVALNGMGLLMGLLGTFSMATGLVLTKLWGRPAGMSLTGFTGWQLVFGGFMLAPVALWQEGLPATLTTDNLLGYAYLCLAGAVFAYAIWFWGIERLPAVTLSFLGFLSPLSACVFGYLILGETLSGFQLAGAMAILVSIALITLNRSESESRVKATPAHKPVQS; this is encoded by the coding sequence ATGAGACCTGCAAACAGAACAATCAACCGATGGTCAGCCTTGCTGATCACTGCAATAACGCCCTTGATTTGGGGAAGCACCTATATTGTAACCAGCGAATTACTGCCGCCGGATATGCCGCTTCTGGCATCTGCGATCAGAGCATTACCGGCCGGGCTGATTCTGATTGCTTTTTCCCGCACGCTGCCTGATCCGCGCTGGTGGTTCAGGCTGGCGGTTCTGGGTGGGTTAAATATCGGGCTGTTTTTTTACTGCCTGTTTTATGCCGCCTACTCACTGCCGGGCGGCATGGCAGCACTGGTCATGTCGTCACAACCGCTGGTGGTGCTTTTGATGAGTCACTTTCTGCTCAACAGTCCGCTCAATACCAGACATTTTCTGGCGGCAGGAACCGGGATTGCCGGGATTGCGATGCTGGTGCTGAATGCGCAGGTGGCTTTGAACGGCATGGGCTTGTTGATGGGATTACTGGGGACGTTCAGTATGGCAACCGGTCTGGTGCTGACCAAGCTCTGGGGGCGTCCGGCGGGAATGAGTCTGACCGGATTTACCGGCTGGCAGCTTGTTTTCGGCGGGTTCATGCTTGCGCCGGTTGCGCTTTGGCAGGAAGGTTTACCTGCAACTCTGACGACCGATAATCTGCTGGGGTACGCTTATCTGTGTCTGGCCGGAGCGGTGTTTGCTTATGCCATCTGGTTTTGGGGTATCGAAAGGTTGCCTGCGGTGACACTCTCTTTCCTTGGATTTCTCAGCCCGTTATCAGCCTGTGTGTTTGGCTATCTGATTCTGGGAGAGACCCTGAGCGGATTTCAGCTTGCCGGTGCGATGGCGATTTTGGTTTCAATCGCATTGATTACGCTGAATCGCTCTGAATCAGAGAGTCGTGTGAAAGCGACCCCTGCTCATAAGCCTGTTCAGTCATGA
- a CDS encoding NADPH-dependent FMN reductase, whose product MKLMIISGSQRAHSKSLLTAQYLSSLAAESGFKDSSVLDLHALNLPLWNEDFWQKDSESWSCWQPVKAALKEADAFILITPEWHGMATPALKNFLLLTTDQEMAHKPALLASVSASVNGVYPISELRMTGSKNNHVCFLPDHLIFRDIETLLDDELNCHDARFDERARYTMKLLSAYAQALAPVHEGMPEEGAAFRYGM is encoded by the coding sequence ATGAAACTGATGATTATTTCCGGAAGCCAGCGTGCTCATTCAAAAAGCCTGTTAACGGCGCAATATCTGTCTTCTCTGGCTGCGGAAAGCGGGTTTAAGGACAGCTCAGTCTTGGATTTACACGCATTGAACCTGCCATTATGGAATGAAGATTTTTGGCAGAAAGACAGTGAAAGCTGGTCGTGCTGGCAGCCGGTCAAAGCAGCTCTGAAAGAAGCAGATGCATTTATCCTGATTACACCTGAGTGGCACGGCATGGCGACACCGGCGCTGAAGAATTTTCTGCTGCTGACCACGGACCAGGAGATGGCGCATAAACCGGCTTTACTTGCCAGTGTCTCAGCCAGTGTGAATGGTGTTTACCCCATCAGTGAACTGAGAATGACCGGCAGTAAAAATAATCATGTGTGCTTTTTACCGGATCATCTGATTTTTCGTGATATAGAAACCTTGCTGGATGATGAACTGAACTGTCATGATGCGCGGTTTGATGAACGGGCCCGTTATACAATGAAATTACTTTCCGCTTACGCGCAGGCGCTGGCACCGGTGCATGAAGGCATGCCGGAGGAGGGCGCGGCTTTTCGTTATGGGATGTAG